The Faecalibacterium sp. I3-3-89 sequence ACGACCCCAACGGCTTCTCCTACTATAAGGGGCAGTACCATCAGTTCTATCAGTACAATCCCTACGATGTGCGGTGGGCGCCCATGCACTGGGGTCACGCCGTCAGCACCGACCTGCTGCACTGGGAGTATCTGCCCTGTGCGCTTGCCCCGGATTCCCCGGCGGACAACGGCCCCGGCTGCTTCTCCGGCTCTGCCACCGAGATGGACGATGGCAAGCAGCTGCTGATGTACACCAGCGTGGTGGCAGAAAAGCAGCCCAATGGGGAGATGCGGGACATCCAGACCCAGAGCATTGCCATCGGTGATGGTCTCGACTACCAAAAGCCTGCCTGCAACCCCGTCCTGACCCAGAAAGACCTGCCGGAAGGCTTCAGCAAGTTCGACTTCCGGGACCCCAAGATCTGGCGTGAGGCCGACGGCACCTACTCCGCCGTCACTGTCTGCCTCGCCGATGACGGCAGCGGCGCAGCAGCACTGTTCCAGAGCAAGGACGGCTTCGACTGGCACTTTGTCACGGTGCTGGAACGCTGCAACAATCAGTACGGCAAAATGTGGGAGTGCCCGGACTTCTTCCCGCTGGACGGCAAGCAGATTTTGATGCTCGGCCCCATGGAGATGCTGCCCAAGGGCGAGTTCCACAACGGCCACAACGTGATTGCCTTCATCGGCAGCTACGACGAAGCCAGCCACACCTTCACCAAGGAAAACGTGCAGCTGATGGACGGCGGCATCGACTTCTACGCCACTCAGACCACCCTTGCCCCGGATGGCCGCCGCATCATGACCGCATGGCTGCAGACATGGTCGGACACCGAGGATAAGCCCCGGGGCTGCAAGTGGTTCGGGCAGACCATCTGCCCGCGCGAACTGCACATCAAGGATGGGCGCATTATTCAGACCCCGGTGCGGGAGCTGGATGCCGTCCACGGTAAGCGCACGCTGCATGAGAATGTGACCGTGCAGAGCGAAACCGCTTTGGAGGGCATCAAGGGCCGTGTGGCCGACCTGACCGTCACGGTGCAGCCCGGCGAATACCGCTCCTTCACCCTGAAGCTGGCCGCCGATGCAGACCATCACACCAGCCTGACCTACGACCCCTACACCTCCGAGCTGACGCTGGATCGCAGCTATGCCGGTTCCCGTGCCGACATCGTGCACCGCCGCAGCTGCAAGGTCCGCAGCCAGAACGGTGCGCTCAAACTCCGTATCCTGCTGGACAAAAACAGCATCGAAGTTTTTGTCAACGACGGCGAGCAGACCATGACCGCATGGATCTACACGCCCCAGTCTGCCGACGGCATCACCTTTGCTGCCGATGGCAAAGCAACTGTTACGGCAGAACAGTTTGAGCTGAATCTGTAACCTGATATTCCCTTCATTTCTCCTTCATCAATACAGCCCCGTTCTGGATTCCTTCACCAGAACGGGGCTGTGCTTTTTGTATCGGTTCTATGCGCTCTGTTTTGATGACGGAGCTTTTTGTTGGGGCGATTCAGCTCACTTGCCCAGATGCCATATGTCGCGGTCATACTCGGCGATGGTGCGGTCGGAGGAGAACATCCCCGCTTTGGCAATGTTCACCAGACACTTGCGCCGCCAGCCCATGGGGTCGCAGGCGTAATCGCTGAGGGCCTGCCCCTTCCGCACGACGTAGGCGTTGAAGTCCGGCAGGGTCTGGAACCAGTCCTTGTGGATCAGCTCGTCGTGGAGGCGGGTCAGGTTTTCGGCGTGACCGGCAGCCAGCATCTCGGGGCCGGTCAGGAAGTCGATGGCCCGGCGGATGTTGGCATCGCCCTCCACCCACTGGGCCGGGTCGTAATCGCCCACGGCATAGCGGTGGATGACCTGATCGGAGGTCTGGCCGAAGATATAGATGTTTTCATCGCCCACCTGCTGGCTGATCTCCACGTTGGCACCGTCCATGGTGCCCAGCGTCAGCGCACCGTTCAGCATGAACTTCATGTTGCCGGTGCCGGAGGCCTCCTTGGAGGCAAGGCTGATCTGCTCGGACAGGTCACAGGCCGGGATGAGCTTTTCGGCGGCGGTGACGTTGTAATTCTCCACAAAGACCACCTGCAGCCACTTGGACACCTCCGGGTCGGCGGCGATGACCTTGGAAAGGGTCAGCAGGGCGTGGATGATGTCCTTGGCAATGGTGTAGGCCGGAGCGGCTTTGGCTCCGAAGATGCTCACCAGCGGGACAGCAGGCAGGTGCCCGGCCTTGATCTCGTAGTACTGGTGGATGAGGTACAGCAGGTTCAGCTGCTGACGCTTGTACTCATGCAGGCGCTTGGACTGAATATCAAACAGGGCAGAGGAGTTCACCTGCACCTTCTGGGTGCGCAGCAGCCAGTCCGCCAGAGCTTCCTTGTTGGCCTTCTTCACGGCGGTCAGCTCGCCGAGCACGGTCTCGTCGTCGGCAAAGGCCAGCAACTTTTCCAGTTCAGCTGCGTCCTTGCGGAAACCGGAGCCGATGCGCTGTTCCAGCACAGCGGTCAGGCGGGGGTCGCATTCCAGCAGCCAGCGGCGGAAGGTGATGCCGTTGGTCTTGTTGTTGAACTTTTCCGGGTACAGCTCGTAGAAGCTGTGCAGCTCGGAATTTTTCAGGATCTCGGTGTGGAGCGCCGCCACGCCGTTGGTGGAGTGGGTGAAATGGATGTCCATGTGGGCCATATGCACCCGGTCGTCCTTGTCGATGATGGCAAGGCTCTCGTCCTTGGTGCGGGTGCGGGCCAGAGCATCCAGCTTTTCGATAATGGGCATCAGCTGGGGCACAACGGCATCCAGATAGGCGCGGGGCCACTTTTCCAGCGCCTCGGCCAGAATGGTGTGGTTGGTGTAGGCGCAGGTCTTGGTGACGATCGCCACGGCCTCCTCAAACTCGATGCCCTTCTCGCCCAGCAGCCGGATCAGCTCCGGGATGACCATGCTGGGATGGGTGTCGTTGATCTGGA is a genomic window containing:
- a CDS encoding glycoside hydrolase family 32 protein; amino-acid sequence: MNDLTLQKARAYEAEHGAAISPAERPAYHLTPYVGWLNDPNGFSYYKGQYHQFYQYNPYDVRWAPMHWGHAVSTDLLHWEYLPCALAPDSPADNGPGCFSGSATEMDDGKQLLMYTSVVAEKQPNGEMRDIQTQSIAIGDGLDYQKPACNPVLTQKDLPEGFSKFDFRDPKIWREADGTYSAVTVCLADDGSGAAALFQSKDGFDWHFVTVLERCNNQYGKMWECPDFFPLDGKQILMLGPMEMLPKGEFHNGHNVIAFIGSYDEASHTFTKENVQLMDGGIDFYATQTTLAPDGRRIMTAWLQTWSDTEDKPRGCKWFGQTICPRELHIKDGRIIQTPVRELDAVHGKRTLHENVTVQSETALEGIKGRVADLTVTVQPGEYRSFTLKLAADADHHTSLTYDPYTSELTLDRSYAGSRADIVHRRSCKVRSQNGALKLRILLDKNSIEVFVNDGEQTMTAWIYTPQSADGITFAADGKATVTAEQFELNL
- the glgP gene encoding glycogen/starch/alpha-glucan family phosphorylase, translated to MNFTETLQNLTGKPLADCTDQELYLALLELVRQKSADRVQPVTGRKLYYISAEFLIGKLLSNNLINLGLYEEARDALAAAGKRLSDIEEVEPEPSLGNGGLGRLAACFLDSLATLGLPGDGVGLRYHFGLFHQSFEDGVQNEKPDPWLTAHSWAEKTDVTYPVELAGKEYTARLYKLAVTGYEGRTNTLNLFDLDTIDESIVHDGIAFDKTAIDKNLTLFLYPDDSDEAGRRLRVYQQYLMVSAGAQLILAECAARGCSYHDLADYAAIQINDTHPSMVIPELIRLLGEKGIEFEEAVAIVTKTCAYTNHTILAEALEKWPRAYLDAVVPQLMPIIEKLDALARTRTKDESLAIIDKDDRVHMAHMDIHFTHSTNGVAALHTEILKNSELHSFYELYPEKFNNKTNGITFRRWLLECDPRLTAVLEQRIGSGFRKDAAELEKLLAFADDETVLGELTAVKKANKEALADWLLRTQKVQVNSSALFDIQSKRLHEYKRQQLNLLYLIHQYYEIKAGHLPAVPLVSIFGAKAAPAYTIAKDIIHALLTLSKVIAADPEVSKWLQVVFVENYNVTAAEKLIPACDLSEQISLASKEASGTGNMKFMLNGALTLGTMDGANVEISQQVGDENIYIFGQTSDQVIHRYAVGDYDPAQWVEGDANIRRAIDFLTGPEMLAAGHAENLTRLHDELIHKDWFQTLPDFNAYVVRKGQALSDYACDPMGWRRKCLVNIAKAGMFSSDRTIAEYDRDIWHLGK